In Alkalihalobacterium alkalinitrilicum, a genomic segment contains:
- a CDS encoding cytochrome C assembly family protein, translated as MNWVYLLTVILYSLSVLGYFIDFIQNNRKVNQMSFWLLSIVWVLQTSFFITRMLEVNRLPVLTTFEGLFFYAWLLVTFSLIINLRFRGDFLVLFTNVVGFILMSVSVFTPTGDVPEELSQLLISELLIIHVTLILLSYAAFTLSFVFAFMYTIQHQMLKRKLWGKRLIRFGNLAKLDKLSYMSALFAFPLLLLGIILGFIWASIQLGELPFLDAKVISSLIVLAMYGYYLYQRTVKNAKGYLMALTNIATFLLVLINYFLSSSFSNFHLWY; from the coding sequence ATAAATTGGGTGTATCTTTTAACGGTTATTTTATATAGTTTAAGTGTCTTAGGATACTTTATTGATTTCATACAAAACAACCGGAAGGTCAACCAAATGTCCTTCTGGTTGCTTTCTATTGTCTGGGTTTTACAAACCTCATTTTTTATTACTCGGATGCTAGAAGTCAATCGTTTGCCAGTTCTTACAACATTTGAAGGGCTATTTTTTTATGCATGGCTACTTGTTACATTTTCACTTATTATTAACTTACGCTTTCGCGGAGATTTCCTAGTCCTTTTTACAAATGTTGTTGGCTTTATTTTAATGTCTGTCAGTGTGTTTACACCAACTGGAGATGTTCCAGAAGAACTTTCACAATTACTGATCTCGGAACTTCTCATTATTCACGTTACACTTATTTTGCTATCTTATGCCGCTTTTACCTTATCATTTGTTTTTGCCTTTATGTATACGATTCAACATCAAATGTTAAAGCGGAAATTATGGGGAAAACGTCTCATTCGGTTTGGGAATTTAGCAAAACTCGATAAGCTTTCTTATATGAGTGCATTATTTGCCTTCCCTTTACTATTACTTGGTATCATCCTAGGATTTATATGGGCGTCTATTCAGCTAGGAGAATTACCATTTTTAGATGCAAAAGTGATTAGTTCCCTTATAGTTCTTGCGATGTATGGCTATTACTTATATCAACGTACTGTAAAAAATGCAAAAGGGTATTTGATGGCTTTAACGAATATCGCAACCTTCTTGCTTGTATTAATAAATTATTTTTTATCCAGTAGTTTTTCAAACTTTCATCTATGGTATTAA
- the hemC gene encoding hydroxymethylbilane synthase, producing MRKIVIGSRKSQLALTQTNWVIEQLKKAGLPYEFDVKKIVTKGDQILDVTLSKVGGKGLFVKEIEQAMSDKEIDIAVHSMKDVPSELPEGFTLAAVTKRVDPRDAFISNDHVKLADLPAGSIVGTSSLRRSAQILAHRPDLEIQWIRGNIDTRLRKLKEENFDAIILAAAGLQRMGWSEDVVTEYLEPEVCIPAVGQGALGIECRSDDQEVIDLLQHLNDAATARTVAAERAFLHKIEGGCQVPIAAYATLEENNDVKITALVGSPDGKTILHETLTGSNPHDLGELAAQKLLDKGAKEILIQVKKDLDQ from the coding sequence ATGAGAAAAATAGTGATCGGATCTAGAAAAAGTCAGCTTGCTTTAACACAAACAAATTGGGTGATCGAGCAATTAAAGAAGGCAGGACTTCCTTATGAATTTGACGTGAAAAAAATCGTCACAAAAGGGGACCAAATTTTAGATGTTACTCTTTCAAAAGTGGGCGGAAAAGGCTTATTTGTTAAAGAGATTGAACAAGCGATGAGCGATAAAGAAATTGATATTGCCGTTCATAGTATGAAGGATGTTCCGTCAGAGTTGCCTGAAGGGTTTACGTTAGCAGCTGTGACAAAGCGTGTAGACCCACGTGATGCCTTTATTTCAAATGATCATGTTAAATTAGCGGATCTTCCTGCTGGTTCGATTGTTGGAACGAGTAGCTTACGTCGTTCTGCCCAAATTTTAGCGCATCGACCTGACTTAGAAATTCAATGGATCCGTGGAAATATTGATACGAGACTTCGTAAGTTAAAAGAAGAAAACTTTGATGCGATCATTTTAGCGGCTGCAGGATTACAACGTATGGGTTGGTCCGAAGATGTCGTAACCGAATATTTAGAGCCTGAAGTTTGTATTCCAGCTGTTGGTCAAGGCGCTCTTGGAATTGAATGTCGTTCTGATGATCAAGAAGTCATCGACTTACTGCAACATTTAAATGATGCCGCAACAGCGCGTACGGTAGCAGCAGAGCGTGCTTTCCTCCACAAAATTGAAGGCGGATGCCAAGTTCCGATTGCGGCATATGCAACACTTGAAGAGAATAATGATGTGAAGATTACCGCTTTAGTCGGATCACCTGATGGAAAAACAATTCTTCATGAAACATTAACAGGAAGTAACCCTCATGATCTTGGAGAACTTGCAGCACAAAAGTTACTCGATAAGGGAGCAAAGGAAATTTTAATTCAAGTGAAGAAAGACCTTGATCAGTAA
- a CDS encoding uroporphyrinogen-III synthase, whose product MKLDPLSGVTIGVTRAKEQSRSFIKKIEALGGTAIPVPLLAFQPPKDKHKIITALSELHTYDWLILTSANGVHFFLNDVQEQDKFSILNEMNIAVVGTKTGEVLQSYGLQPSLLPEKFVAESLLEELRVKLPTDSRVLVVKGNLSRDIIYEGLKNDGFAVEEVVVYETVENDGVDEDIMQVLTQQTLDYLTFTSPSTVNHFVNIMNKYALSISSDLMFVCIGPITAQAAQHAKLHPLLVAEEYTTEGMIEEIVQHIRRQKDV is encoded by the coding sequence ATGAAGCTTGATCCTCTTTCTGGTGTTACGATCGGTGTAACGAGAGCTAAGGAGCAGTCTCGTTCTTTTATAAAAAAAATAGAGGCGTTAGGAGGGACGGCTATACCTGTCCCACTCCTCGCGTTTCAACCACCAAAAGACAAGCATAAAATCATAACGGCCTTGTCTGAACTACATACATATGATTGGCTTATCTTAACAAGTGCAAATGGGGTACACTTTTTTTTGAATGACGTCCAAGAACAGGATAAGTTTTCAATATTAAACGAAATGAATATTGCTGTGGTTGGAACGAAGACAGGAGAAGTTTTACAATCGTATGGGTTACAGCCTTCACTTCTTCCTGAAAAATTCGTGGCGGAAAGCCTGCTTGAAGAGTTACGAGTTAAATTACCAACAGACAGCCGAGTACTTGTCGTTAAAGGAAATTTATCACGAGATATTATTTATGAAGGCTTGAAGAACGACGGTTTTGCTGTTGAGGAAGTTGTCGTCTATGAAACGGTGGAAAATGACGGTGTAGATGAAGATATCATGCAAGTTCTAACTCAACAAACATTAGACTATCTCACTTTTACAAGCCCATCTACTGTTAACCATTTTGTTAATATTATGAATAAATATGCTCTATCTATAAGTTCAGACCTCATGTTTGTTTGTATTGGTCCTATTACAGCTCAAGCTGCACAGCATGCCAAATTGCATCCCCTGCTTGTCGCAGAGGAATATACAACTGAAGGAATGATCGAAGAAATAGTACAACATATAAGGAGGCAAAAAGATGTCTGA
- the hemB gene encoding porphobilinogen synthase yields MSDLFFRRHRRLRGSASIRSMVRETQLHKEDLIYPIFVVEGEHIQNEIPSMPGVFQLSLDLLNEEVNEVVDLGIPAIIVFGVPNDKDDVGSSAYHDHGIVQKAIRQIKEVHPELTVIADTCLCQFTDHGHCGVIEDGKVLNDPTLDLLAKTAISQAEAGADIIAPSNMMDGFVAAIRHGLDEAGYHDVPIMSYAVKYASSYYGPFRDAAHSSPKFGDRKTYQMDPANRLEALREAESDMNEGADFLIVKPALSYLDIIREVKEFSGYPIVAYNVSGEYSMIKAAAQNGWIDEKSVVLETLTSMKRAGADVILTYFAKDVVRWLNEK; encoded by the coding sequence ATGTCTGATTTATTTTTTCGTCGTCATCGCAGATTAAGAGGATCTGCTTCAATTCGATCTATGGTCCGTGAAACTCAATTACATAAAGAAGATTTGATTTACCCGATTTTTGTAGTGGAAGGTGAACATATTCAAAATGAAATTCCATCGATGCCAGGAGTGTTTCAACTTTCACTTGACCTTTTAAATGAAGAAGTTAATGAAGTCGTTGATTTAGGTATTCCTGCGATTATTGTATTCGGTGTACCAAACGATAAGGATGATGTTGGTTCATCTGCTTACCACGATCATGGTATTGTTCAAAAAGCAATTAGACAAATTAAAGAAGTGCACCCAGAGTTAACAGTCATAGCAGATACTTGTTTATGTCAATTTACCGATCATGGTCATTGCGGTGTTATTGAAGATGGTAAAGTATTAAATGACCCAACGCTTGATTTACTTGCAAAAACGGCCATTTCTCAAGCTGAAGCAGGTGCGGATATTATTGCACCATCGAATATGATGGACGGATTTGTCGCAGCGATCCGTCACGGGTTAGATGAAGCTGGATATCACGATGTGCCGATTATGTCCTATGCAGTAAAATATGCATCTAGCTATTACGGACCATTCCGTGATGCAGCACATTCATCACCGAAATTTGGTGATCGAAAAACGTACCAAATGGATCCTGCGAATCGTCTAGAAGCACTTCGGGAAGCGGAGTCCGATATGAATGAAGGAGCCGATTTCCTCATTGTTAAACCAGCATTATCTTACTTAGATATTATTCGTGAAGTGAAAGAATTCTCGGGTTACCCAATCGTGGCTTACAATGTGAGCGGTGAATATTCAATGATTAAAGCAGCGGCTCAAAACGGTTGGATCGATGAGAAAAGTGTAGTTCTTGAAACGTTAACGAGTATGAAACGTGCAGGAGCAGATGTGATATTAACATATTTTGCAAAAGATGTTGTCCGTTGGTTAAACGAAAAATAA
- the hemL gene encoding glutamate-1-semialdehyde 2,1-aminomutase yields the protein MKTYEKSQAAFSEAKPLMPGGVNSPVRAFKSVKMDPVFMERGEGARIYDIDGNEFIDYVLSWGPLILGHADDQVVEALKKSVEKGTSFGAPSELETQLAKLVIERVPSIEVVRMVNSGTEATMSALRLARGYTGRNKIVKFEGCYHGHGDSLLIKAGSGVATLGLPDSPGVPESIAQNTLTVPYNDLESLQLAFDKFGDDIAGVILEPVAGNMGVVRPEPGFLEAVREMTHAHGSLLIFDEVMTGFRVGYHCAQGEFGITPDLTCLGKVIGGGLPVGAYGGRREIMEQIAPAGPIYQAGTLSGNPLAMTAGYETLSQLKPEHYEEFNRLGKRLADGLSAAATKHGIPHTTSQAGSMVGFFFTDQPVKNFATASTSNLDFFAAYFKEMLNQGISLPPSQFEGMFLSTKHTEKDIDATIAAADIAFSKLK from the coding sequence TTGAAAACCTATGAAAAGTCACAAGCGGCGTTTTCAGAAGCAAAACCATTAATGCCAGGTGGAGTGAATAGTCCTGTCCGTGCTTTTAAATCGGTTAAAATGGACCCAGTATTTATGGAGCGAGGCGAAGGAGCACGTATTTATGATATCGATGGCAATGAATTTATCGATTACGTTTTATCGTGGGGACCGCTTATTTTAGGACATGCCGATGACCAAGTCGTTGAAGCACTAAAGAAGTCGGTTGAAAAAGGGACAAGTTTTGGGGCACCAAGTGAGTTAGAAACGCAACTAGCCAAACTCGTTATTGAACGCGTTCCATCCATTGAAGTCGTTCGCATGGTTAACTCTGGAACTGAAGCAACGATGAGTGCGTTACGTCTTGCCCGTGGATATACAGGAAGAAATAAAATTGTAAAGTTTGAAGGCTGCTATCATGGCCATGGCGATTCTTTATTAATTAAAGCTGGTTCAGGTGTAGCAACACTTGGGTTACCTGATAGCCCTGGCGTTCCTGAATCAATAGCGCAAAATACGTTAACGGTTCCTTACAATGACCTTGAAAGTTTACAATTAGCGTTTGATAAATTTGGTGATGACATCGCGGGTGTCATATTAGAACCTGTTGCTGGAAATATGGGCGTTGTACGTCCTGAACCAGGGTTTTTAGAGGCGGTTCGCGAAATGACTCACGCTCACGGTAGCTTGCTTATTTTTGATGAAGTAATGACAGGTTTCCGCGTCGGATATCACTGTGCCCAAGGCGAGTTTGGTATTACGCCAGACTTAACATGTCTAGGAAAAGTCATCGGTGGTGGCTTACCAGTTGGTGCTTATGGTGGTCGTCGCGAGATTATGGAACAAATTGCTCCAGCAGGCCCGATCTATCAAGCAGGTACATTATCAGGTAATCCCCTCGCAATGACAGCTGGTTATGAAACACTATCGCAACTGAAGCCAGAGCATTATGAGGAGTTTAACCGACTCGGAAAACGTTTAGCAGATGGACTTTCTGCAGCAGCTACTAAACATGGAATTCCTCACACAACGAGTCAGGCAGGCTCGATGGTTGGATTCTTCTTTACAGATCAACCTGTGAAGAACTTTGCGACTGCATCCACATCGAACTTAGACTTCTTTGCTGCTTATTTTAAAGAAATGCTTAACCAAGGAATATCTTTGCCACCATCTCAGTTTGAAGGGATGTTCTTATCAACGAAACATACGGAAAAAGACATTGATGCTACAATTGCAGCAGCAGACATTGCTTTTTCGAAGTTAAAATAA